One window of Gloeothece citriformis PCC 7424 genomic DNA carries:
- a CDS encoding PAS domain-containing hybrid sensor histidine kinase/response regulator: MVRPKGNPNLSLYHFTTDRDESLTAKLSLRVTDSMLEQIQTQDNWQEFVREAIAEKLQRTKENFCSETNTIVNFFPDLLLIINNQGIIENYWGSHLSQVYGLPTDILKKSIQEVISVSVGEQITEAFARLQVGQSLVNLEYSLVVNEQEEFYEIRLVNLSQPEHFLGIIRNISNCKRVELQLRHNEHLYRAIGETIDYGIWVCQPDGRNIYASESFLNLVGLTQEECSNFGWGNVLHPDDAQETISAWKECSRIGSFWDREHRYRGVDGQWHPILARGVPVRDANGDIICWAGINLDISRLKQTEEKLRESEERFRILADSAPVLIWMNGFEGGCEFVNKAYLDFFGKTLSEVQGLAWSDYLHPDDASYIQVYLKTFKERQPFRAQGRFKRADGQYRWLESRANPRFSSTGEFLGYIGTSSDISEIKEAEEALLQREQRFSTLFNGMEDWILVYPVTEEGHPGNFIEVNEQACKKLGYSREELLQMSVRDIVNTLFINAEINFKKLLSAKHLVLESVHRTKDGENIPVEVSATLFTLNGLPTVQAICRDITERKQIEQERENLLIQEQAAREVAESANRIKDEFLAVLSHELRSPLNPILGWAKLLNTHTLEPATHQKALSIIERNAQLQAELIEDLLDVSRILRGKLTLKIVSVNLGFIIDSAIETIRLAAQAKNIQIQTKLDPNIGEVLGDPARLQQIVWNLLSNAVKFTPTGGKVEIELNSLGNWAKIRVTDTGKGITSDFLPHIFDYFRQADSTTTRIFGGLGLGLAIARHLVELHGGTIKAESLGEGQGATFIVKLPLIPETVQSQKQSSVSPSKTHKKAVLPLTQTHILVVDDEVDTQDFLRFVLEDSGATVTTVASASEALKSLKQSNFNIVICDIGMPETDGYTLIQELRTWEKLTGKEQTPAIALTAYAGEGDRIQAFSAGFQRHLTKPVEPEKLLKTVVDLISQR, encoded by the coding sequence ATGGTGCGACCCAAAGGAAATCCAAATCTATCCCTCTACCACTTTACTACCGATCGGGATGAGTCGCTAACCGCTAAATTATCCCTAAGAGTGACTGATTCAATGCTTGAACAGATTCAAACTCAAGATAATTGGCAAGAATTTGTCCGAGAAGCCATTGCCGAAAAACTTCAACGGACAAAAGAAAACTTTTGCAGCGAAACCAATACTATTGTTAACTTTTTTCCGGATTTATTATTAATAATAAATAATCAAGGTATAATAGAAAATTATTGGGGAAGCCATCTATCTCAAGTCTATGGACTTCCAACAGATATCTTAAAAAAATCAATCCAGGAAGTTATTTCAGTTTCCGTAGGAGAACAAATCACAGAAGCCTTTGCACGGCTTCAAGTGGGACAATCATTAGTAAATTTAGAATATTCTTTAGTCGTTAATGAGCAAGAGGAATTTTATGAAATTCGACTCGTTAACCTATCACAACCAGAGCATTTTTTAGGCATAATTCGCAATATTAGCAACTGTAAGCGAGTAGAATTACAATTACGTCACAATGAACATTTATACAGAGCCATTGGAGAGACTATCGATTATGGGATTTGGGTTTGTCAACCCGATGGACGCAACATTTACGCCAGTGAATCCTTCTTAAATTTAGTAGGATTGACTCAAGAAGAATGTTCTAATTTTGGTTGGGGAAATGTCTTACATCCCGACGATGCACAAGAAACCATTAGCGCCTGGAAAGAATGTTCTCGCATTGGTAGTTTTTGGGATAGAGAGCATCGTTATCGGGGAGTGGATGGACAATGGCATCCTATTTTAGCGCGTGGTGTTCCTGTGCGGGATGCAAACGGAGACATTATCTGTTGGGCAGGAATAAATCTTGATATCAGCCGCCTGAAACAGACAGAAGAGAAATTACGAGAAAGTGAAGAACGCTTTAGGATTTTGGCTGATAGTGCCCCTGTGTTAATTTGGATGAATGGTTTTGAGGGTGGGTGTGAGTTTGTCAACAAAGCTTATTTAGACTTTTTTGGGAAAACCCTCTCAGAAGTACAAGGATTAGCTTGGTCTGATTATCTCCACCCAGATGATGCCTCTTATATTCAAGTTTACTTAAAAACCTTTAAAGAGCGTCAGCCATTTCGGGCACAAGGGAGATTTAAACGGGCAGATGGTCAGTATCGATGGCTAGAATCGAGAGCTAATCCCCGTTTTAGTTCTACAGGAGAATTTCTCGGTTATATCGGGACTAGCTCAGATATATCAGAAATCAAAGAGGCGGAAGAGGCTCTACTGCAACGAGAGCAACGCTTTAGCACCTTGTTTAACGGGATGGAAGACTGGATTTTAGTTTATCCTGTCACAGAAGAGGGACATCCCGGCAATTTTATCGAAGTTAACGAACAAGCCTGTAAAAAACTCGGCTACAGTAGAGAAGAATTACTGCAAATGTCGGTTAGAGATATTGTCAATACATTGTTTATTAATGCCGAAATCAATTTTAAAAAATTACTCTCGGCTAAACATTTAGTTTTAGAATCGGTTCATAGGACAAAAGACGGTGAAAACATACCCGTTGAGGTGAGTGCAACTTTATTTACTTTAAATGGGTTGCCAACGGTGCAAGCCATTTGTCGAGATATTACCGAACGCAAACAAATAGAACAAGAGCGGGAAAACTTATTAATTCAAGAACAAGCCGCCAGAGAAGTCGCCGAATCTGCGAATCGGATCAAAGATGAATTTTTAGCGGTATTATCTCATGAATTACGTTCCCCCCTCAATCCGATTTTAGGATGGGCAAAGTTATTAAATACCCATACATTAGAGCCGGCAACCCATCAAAAAGCGCTCTCTATTATTGAACGCAATGCCCAACTACAGGCTGAATTAATCGAAGATCTTCTGGATGTCTCCCGAATTCTTCGGGGTAAACTGACTCTCAAAATCGTTTCCGTTAATTTAGGGTTTATTATTGACTCAGCCATAGAAACAATCCGATTAGCCGCACAAGCCAAAAATATTCAGATTCAGACCAAACTTGACCCCAATATAGGGGAAGTTTTAGGCGATCCGGCTCGTTTACAGCAAATCGTCTGGAATCTTCTCTCAAATGCCGTTAAATTTACTCCTACGGGGGGAAAGGTAGAGATTGAGTTAAATTCTCTGGGTAACTGGGCTAAAATTAGGGTCACGGATACTGGCAAAGGCATTACCTCAGATTTTTTACCTCATATATTCGATTACTTTCGTCAAGCAGATAGCACCACGACACGAATTTTCGGAGGACTGGGGTTAGGATTAGCGATCGCCCGTCATTTGGTTGAGTTACATGGGGGGACAATTAAAGCCGAAAGTTTAGGAGAAGGTCAAGGAGCAACCTTTATCGTTAAATTACCCTTAATCCCCGAAACGGTACAATCCCAAAAGCAAAGCTCTGTTAGTCCTTCCAAGACTCACAAAAAGGCGGTTTTACCCCTAACCCAGACTCATATTTTAGTTGTAGATGATGAAGTCGACACCCAAGACTTTTTAAGGTTTGTGCTTGAAGACTCTGGTGCTACAGTAACCACCGTCGCCTCTGCTAGTGAAGCCTTAAAATCTTTAAAGCAATCTAACTTTAATATTGTCATCTGTGATATTGGGATGCCAGAAACCGATGGTTATACCCTGATCCAAGAACTACGGACTTGGGAAAAGTTAACCGGCAAAGAACAAACCCCCGCGATCGCACTAACCGCCTATGCAGGAGAAGGCGATCGAATTCAAGCGTTTTCGGCAGGGTTTCAACGACATCTAACTAAACCCGTTGAACCTGAAAAATTGCTTAAAACGGTGGTTGATTTGATTAGTCAACGTTAA
- the modB gene encoding molybdate ABC transporter permease subunit, protein MLDLSPLWISLRAAGLATIFTFFVGIAAARWMLTYRGQGKGFIDAIFIAPLVLPPTVVGFLLLLLLGRNSPIGQILQESLNFNIIFSWEATVITATVVAFPLMYRTSLGAFEQIDASVFLAARTLGASEWRIFWQVMLPLSYRGLVAATILSFARALGEFGATLMLAGNIPGQTQTMPVAIFFAAESGDMTTALIWVLILMGISMSVIVIVNFWAESKRVQQQGKSKRKSQKRISNIDSRNLSEEDLIIPQAHGNSFSSSPELIVDIEKQLHGFTLAVKFRANHETLGLLGASGSGKSMTLRCIAGLETPDQGHISLNGRVLFDSKRKINIPSSERQIGFVFQNYALFPHLNVFENIAFGIKELPTTEQQQRIQKYIHLLELEGLEKRFPHQLSGGQQQRVALARALATDPDILIFDEALSALDTYLRGRIEQLLIKVLSGYNGVSLFVTHKLEEAYRVCRDILVLDGGEIIEAGRKEDIFEKPRTFKTAQLTECKNFSSAQIIDLKTIRALDWNCHLQVVEPIPNTLSYIGYRAHQFTFTNDPNQPNTFPCWLVTISETQHRVTLYIKLHSSPDNNKSYDLLVEVFREKWDKLKDQPFPWYITLDPWKLILLED, encoded by the coding sequence ATGTTAGATTTATCTCCCTTGTGGATATCTTTAAGAGCAGCCGGACTGGCGACAATATTTACCTTTTTTGTGGGAATTGCGGCAGCCCGTTGGATGTTAACTTATCGAGGTCAAGGAAAAGGGTTCATAGATGCAATTTTCATTGCACCTTTAGTCTTGCCACCAACCGTAGTCGGATTTTTATTACTGTTACTTTTAGGACGAAATAGCCCCATCGGACAAATTTTACAAGAAAGCTTAAATTTTAATATTATTTTTAGTTGGGAAGCGACAGTTATTACTGCCACAGTTGTCGCTTTTCCCCTCATGTATCGCACCAGTTTAGGAGCATTTGAACAAATAGACGCTTCAGTTTTTTTGGCGGCGCGGACTTTAGGGGCTTCTGAATGGCGGATTTTTTGGCAAGTGATGTTGCCCCTATCTTATCGAGGATTAGTAGCAGCAACTATTCTATCTTTTGCCCGTGCCCTAGGAGAATTTGGGGCGACTTTAATGTTAGCTGGTAATATCCCCGGACAAACTCAAACCATGCCAGTAGCCATCTTTTTTGCGGCTGAATCTGGAGATATGACGACTGCCCTAATTTGGGTATTGATTTTGATGGGAATTTCTATGTCCGTCATTGTTATCGTTAACTTTTGGGCAGAATCTAAGCGAGTACAACAACAAGGGAAATCTAAGCGAAAATCTCAAAAAAGAATTAGCAATATTGACTCGAGAAATTTATCTGAAGAAGACCTGATTATTCCTCAAGCTCATGGCAATTCTTTTTCCTCATCTCCCGAGTTAATTGTTGATATTGAAAAACAGCTTCATGGCTTTACTTTAGCGGTTAAATTTCGAGCTAATCATGAAACATTAGGGTTATTAGGGGCTTCCGGTTCAGGAAAAAGTATGACTCTCAGATGTATAGCAGGACTGGAAACCCCTGACCAGGGCCATATTAGTTTAAATGGGCGAGTTTTATTCGATTCAAAGCGGAAAATTAATATTCCTTCTAGTGAGCGGCAAATCGGATTTGTTTTCCAAAATTATGCCCTATTCCCTCATCTTAATGTCTTTGAAAATATCGCCTTTGGAATTAAAGAATTACCGACAACTGAACAACAGCAACGTATTCAAAAATATATTCACTTATTAGAATTAGAAGGGTTAGAAAAACGTTTCCCTCATCAATTATCGGGAGGACAACAGCAAAGAGTTGCTTTAGCGAGAGCCTTAGCTACCGATCCCGATATTTTAATATTTGATGAAGCCCTTTCCGCTTTAGATACCTATCTCCGAGGACGCATTGAACAGTTATTAATTAAAGTATTATCGGGGTATAATGGCGTGAGTTTATTTGTTACTCATAAATTAGAGGAAGCCTATCGAGTTTGTCGGGATATTTTAGTATTAGATGGAGGAGAAATTATAGAAGCCGGACGGAAAGAGGATATATTTGAAAAACCCCGCACCTTTAAAACCGCTCAATTAACCGAATGTAAAAACTTTTCTAGTGCCCAGATTATTGACTTAAAAACTATCCGAGCTTTAGACTGGAATTGCCATTTACAAGTTGTTGAACCTATCCCTAATACCCTTAGTTATATTGGCTATCGTGCCCATCAATTTACCTTTACCAATGACCCTAATCAACCGAATACTTTTCCCTGTTGGTTAGTGACAATTAGTGAGACTCAACACCGAGTTACATTGTATATAAAACTCCATTCTTCTCCTGATAATAATAAAAGTTATGATTTATTAGTAGAAGTTTTTCGAGAAAAGTGGGATAAATTAAAAGATCAGCCGTTTCCTTGGTATATTACTCTAGATCCTTGGAAGTTAATTCTCCTAGAAGACTAA
- the modA gene encoding molybdate ABC transporter substrate-binding protein produces MKKRQFLAFLGVFILSLSLVWGLGTDFFAQSASAQSNNLTVSAAISMKDALEEIKTAYQKKQPNMRITYNFGSSGSLQQQIEQGAPVDVFISAANKQMDALEQKQLLLPGTRRNLVSNSIVLITPKNQQTVKTFQNLTNPQVKRIALGEPNTVPAGQYGQQVLQYYKIFDSIKPKVIFGKDVRQVLTYVETGNVDAGLVYSTDARTSNQVRVAATAPNNSHQPIAYPIAVIKDSKNQAAAKAFAQYLATNEAKNTFKKYGFSV; encoded by the coding sequence ATGAAAAAACGTCAATTTTTAGCTTTTTTAGGGGTATTTATCCTCTCTTTGTCCCTAGTCTGGGGTTTAGGAACAGATTTTTTTGCTCAAAGCGCTTCAGCCCAGTCTAATAACCTGACGGTTTCCGCAGCTATCAGTATGAAAGATGCCCTAGAGGAAATTAAGACCGCTTATCAAAAGAAACAGCCCAATATGAGGATTACTTATAATTTTGGGTCTTCCGGGTCTTTACAGCAACAAATCGAACAAGGTGCGCCGGTTGATGTGTTCATTTCGGCGGCGAATAAACAAATGGATGCCTTAGAACAAAAACAATTACTTTTACCCGGAACTCGTCGAAATTTAGTTAGTAATAGCATCGTTTTAATTACCCCAAAAAATCAACAAACGGTGAAAACTTTCCAAAATTTAACTAACCCTCAAGTTAAACGCATTGCTTTAGGAGAACCTAATACTGTACCAGCCGGACAATACGGGCAACAAGTTTTGCAATATTATAAAATTTTCGATTCTATTAAACCTAAAGTGATTTTTGGAAAAGATGTTAGACAAGTTCTAACTTATGTGGAGACGGGCAATGTTGACGCTGGGTTAGTATATAGCACAGATGCTCGAACTTCAAATCAAGTTAGAGTCGCTGCTACTGCTCCCAACAATTCTCATCAACCCATCGCCTATCCCATTGCTGTTATCAAAGATAGTAAAAATCAGGCAGCAGCAAAAGCTTTTGCTCAATATCTTGCGACCAACGAAGCCAAAAATACCTTTAAAAAATATGGGTTTTCAGTCTAA
- a CDS encoding TOBE domain-containing protein has protein sequence MPRKQQGWITFQSSTAERQVLDEYCQKVQRSKTEVLREFLRSLEQMLQFYNKEDALLSLDVRELVRQKLENQIMKVSARNALKGTVKKVVKGAVNAEVIIEIAPGVEVTSIITMDSVENLGLSEGQEAYAVIKSSDVMVAVQ, from the coding sequence ATGCCAAGAAAACAGCAAGGATGGATTACATTTCAGTCTTCAACGGCAGAACGGCAAGTTTTAGACGAGTATTGCCAAAAAGTTCAACGGTCAAAAACGGAGGTTCTCAGAGAATTCTTGAGGAGTCTGGAACAAATGTTACAGTTCTATAACAAAGAGGATGCACTATTGTCTCTCGATGTTAGAGAATTAGTAAGGCAAAAATTGGAGAACCAAATCATGAAAGTTAGTGCGCGGAACGCCTTAAAAGGAACTGTCAAAAAGGTTGTCAAAGGTGCAGTTAATGCTGAAGTCATCATTGAAATTGCCCCCGGCGTTGAAGTCACTTCGATTATTACCATGGACTCTGTTGAGAATTTGGGATTATCAGAAGGACAAGAAGCTTATGCAGTGATCAAATCTAGTGATGTGATGGTTGCAGTACAATAG
- a CDS encoding DUF4278 domain-containing protein — protein MMNLLFLIPFTTAVVSAYFFQKTSQDIAYLTGTICAVSLLITLLIAPWEIQLIIISLAIIIARTGREKLQEQENYTQSIEPNDIKITPQKKEVNKYRGINYNLAPKTVTITLGKIEGKYRGNPLPSHQLSQTFMINHKPHLKYRGVDINSND, from the coding sequence ATGATGAACTTACTATTTCTGATTCCCTTTACTACTGCTGTTGTTTCTGCCTACTTTTTTCAAAAAACCTCTCAAGATATAGCTTATTTGACGGGGACAATTTGCGCCGTTAGTTTGCTGATCACTCTATTAATAGCTCCTTGGGAAATCCAATTAATTATTATCAGCCTTGCTATTATTATTGCTAGAACGGGGAGGGAAAAACTTCAAGAACAGGAAAATTATACACAATCTATTGAGCCTAATGATATTAAAATAACTCCTCAAAAAAAAGAAGTTAATAAATATCGTGGAATTAACTACAATCTCGCTCCGAAAACTGTTACTATTACTCTTGGAAAAATAGAGGGAAAATATCGCGGAAATCCTTTACCGTCTCACCAATTATCTCAAACTTTTATGATCAATCATAAACCTCATTTAAAATATCGAGGAGTTGATATTAATTCCAATGATTGA
- the msrA gene encoding peptide-methionine (S)-S-oxide reductase MsrA: MVLFGFKKKITMPTKEEALPGRSQEMPVPSSHYVNGHPLKPPFPEGMEMAMFGLGCFWGAERKFWQLEGVHTTAVGYAAGYTPNPTYDEVCSGLTGHNEVVLVVYDPKVINYEALLKVFWESHNPTQGMRQGNDVGTQYRSGIYVFSQEQKKLAESSKEMYQKALNQAKYGEITTEIVDAPEFYYAESYHQQYLAKNPGGYCGLGGTNVECPIGLDVNSH; the protein is encoded by the coding sequence AAAGAGGAAGCTTTACCGGGGCGTAGCCAAGAAATGCCCGTTCCCTCTAGTCACTATGTTAATGGACATCCCCTTAAACCCCCATTTCCGGAAGGAATGGAAATGGCCATGTTTGGGTTAGGATGTTTCTGGGGTGCAGAACGTAAATTTTGGCAATTAGAAGGGGTTCATACCACTGCCGTTGGTTATGCGGCGGGTTATACGCCTAATCCTACCTATGATGAAGTCTGTAGCGGGTTAACTGGCCATAATGAGGTGGTTTTAGTGGTGTATGATCCCAAAGTTATCAATTATGAAGCACTCTTAAAAGTCTTTTGGGAAAGTCATAATCCTACCCAAGGAATGCGCCAAGGGAATGATGTGGGGACTCAATATCGTTCAGGAATTTATGTGTTTTCACAGGAACAGAAAAAACTAGCCGAGTCCTCAAAAGAGATGTATCAAAAAGCCTTAAATCAGGCAAAGTATGGGGAGATTACCACTGAAATTGTTGATGCCCCTGAGTTTTATTATGCTGAATCTTATCATCAACAATATTTAGCTAAAAATCCAGGTGGATACTGTGGATTAGGAGGGACAAACGTAGAATGTCCCATCGGATTAGATGTAAATTCTCATTAA